A genomic stretch from Edaphobacter aggregans includes:
- a CDS encoding response regulator, with amino-acid sequence MRALIVDDSSFIREYLRHLLDRMGIACEEAVDGSDALTVLAAEKTFDLMLLDVNMPVMNGLECVKALREAQLSPEMKVMMVTTEADHSFILKALDNGADEFLMKPFTPESLKEKMALLGFASVA; translated from the coding sequence ATGAGAGCGCTGATCGTCGATGATTCGAGCTTTATCCGGGAGTATCTGCGGCACCTGCTGGACCGGATGGGCATTGCGTGTGAAGAGGCAGTGGATGGCAGCGATGCGTTGACAGTGTTGGCGGCTGAGAAGACGTTCGACCTGATGCTGCTGGATGTGAATATGCCGGTGATGAATGGGCTGGAGTGTGTGAAGGCTCTGCGCGAGGCTCAGTTGAGTCCGGAGATGAAGGTGATGATGGTGACAACCGAGGCCGATCACTCGTTCATTCTGAAGGCGCTGGACAATGGCGCAGATGAGTTTTTGATGAAGCCCTTTACGCCGGAGAGCCTGAAGGAAAAGATGGCACTTCTGGGATTTGCATCGGTTGCTTGA
- a CDS encoding chemotaxis protein CheW yields the protein MKILGREEVELQDEDDAVSLCSMFAGSDSFGIDTGKIREVLGKRELQRVPMAPTYIGGVVPYRGEVLTTVNFRALLGMSEYAESSCVLVLEDEAGGERFGLVVDAVGGVVTVSRKMLEANPCTLEVQGKWLFDGAYKTQTGLLVQLDPQKLRPSRLAETGLFKQRENVQRGNGEPL from the coding sequence GTGAAGATACTGGGGCGGGAAGAGGTTGAGTTGCAGGATGAGGATGATGCGGTTTCGCTGTGCTCGATGTTTGCGGGGAGCGATAGCTTCGGGATCGATACTGGCAAGATTCGTGAGGTGCTGGGGAAGCGAGAGTTGCAGCGAGTGCCGATGGCTCCGACGTATATCGGTGGTGTGGTGCCGTATCGCGGTGAGGTGCTGACGACGGTGAACTTTCGAGCGCTTCTAGGGATGAGCGAATATGCGGAATCGAGCTGTGTGCTGGTGCTCGAAGACGAAGCTGGTGGGGAACGATTTGGCTTGGTCGTTGATGCGGTTGGCGGTGTGGTGACGGTGAGCCGGAAGATGCTCGAGGCGAATCCTTGCACGCTGGAGGTCCAGGGGAAGTGGCTGTTCGATGGAGCTTATAAGACGCAGACCGGGTTGCTTGTGCAACTGGATCCTCAGAAGCTGAGGCCTTCGCGGCTGGCTGAGACGGGGTTATTCAAACAGCGGGAGAACGTGCAGAGAGGAAACGGAGAGCCACTATGA
- the cheB gene encoding chemotaxis-specific protein-glutamate methyltransferase CheB yields MRDFGERPLRILAADDSAVMRGIMRHLFLTHGGNPKGEQPRMELCGVARDGVECLEAVQQLKPDVLVLDLEMPRLNGLEVLERLRRESPGLPVIMCSSHTEHGARSTLEGLARGASDYVMKPVGQKDFASALLSLAQQLLPSVAALAKGTRKTRGTSKSGHVKAGVVRMSAGATIELVVIGLSTGGPSALEQMLPKLSADFPVPVMIVQHMPKLFTGPLAERLNKCCSLRVEQAYDGAVLRPGTVWMAPGDSHMEVADGVLGEEAQRRGRVKLHQRELLNHCRPSVDYLFFSAARMYGAGTLALMMTGMGSDGLDGAKAVHERGGVVLAQDEATSAVWGMPGRVSEAGIASATLPLDALADELMQRTYAGRVRRMPVQHHAAISIARREVIHGLL; encoded by the coding sequence ATGAGAGATTTTGGTGAACGTCCGCTCCGTATTCTTGCGGCAGACGATTCGGCGGTGATGCGCGGGATCATGCGGCATTTGTTTTTGACGCATGGGGGCAATCCGAAGGGCGAGCAGCCGCGGATGGAGCTTTGCGGTGTGGCGCGGGATGGAGTAGAGTGCCTGGAGGCTGTGCAGCAACTTAAGCCGGATGTGCTGGTGCTGGATCTCGAGATGCCTCGGCTGAATGGGCTTGAGGTTTTGGAACGGTTGCGACGGGAGAGCCCGGGGTTGCCGGTGATCATGTGCAGTTCGCATACGGAGCATGGGGCGCGATCGACGCTGGAGGGGCTTGCGAGAGGGGCTTCGGACTATGTGATGAAGCCAGTCGGGCAGAAGGATTTTGCTTCGGCGTTGCTGTCGCTTGCTCAGCAGTTGTTGCCTAGCGTGGCGGCATTGGCGAAGGGAACGAGGAAGACGCGGGGGACGAGCAAGAGTGGCCACGTGAAGGCTGGTGTTGTGCGGATGAGTGCCGGCGCGACGATTGAGCTGGTGGTGATTGGGTTGTCGACGGGAGGGCCGTCTGCGCTGGAACAGATGTTGCCTAAGCTGTCGGCGGATTTTCCGGTGCCGGTGATGATCGTGCAACATATGCCGAAGTTGTTTACTGGGCCGCTGGCGGAGCGGTTGAATAAATGCTGCTCGTTGCGAGTGGAACAGGCGTATGACGGTGCGGTGCTTCGTCCGGGAACGGTGTGGATGGCTCCGGGGGACTCGCATATGGAAGTGGCCGATGGAGTGTTAGGCGAAGAAGCGCAGCGCAGGGGAAGGGTGAAGCTGCATCAGCGAGAGTTGCTGAATCATTGCAGGCCGTCGGTGGATTATCTGTTCTTCTCGGCTGCGCGGATGTATGGCGCGGGCACCCTGGCGTTGATGATGACGGGAATGGGATCGGATGGGTTGGATGGCGCGAAGGCGGTGCATGAGAGAGGAGGCGTAGTGCTGGCGCAGGATGAGGCGACATCGGCAGTGTGGGGAATGCCGGGGCGCGTATCGGAGGCGGGGATTGCGAGTGCGACGCTGCCGCTGGATGCGCTGGCGGATGAGTTGATGCAAAGGACTTATGCAGGCAGAGTGAGAAGGATGCCTGTGCAACATCATGCGGCGATCTCCATTGCGCGGAGAGAGGTGATTCATGGCTTGCTCTGA